In a genomic window of Streptomyces katrae:
- a CDS encoding xanthine dehydrogenase family protein molybdopterin-binding subunit — protein sequence MSPTSATLDTAARTSLGAPVPRREAHDKVTGTARYAAEQNLPRRAYGWPVPATIARGRITSVDTAAALALPGVLGVLTPYDAPRLGPSDDPTLQVLQDLRVPHRGWYVALAVADTLEGARAAADAVRVGYETEPHDVTLREGHPGLYTPEEVNGGYPAHREHGDPDAAFAAAPVRVDVRYSVPPLHNHAMEPHAATADWDAARGHLTVHDSCQGTTVVRAVLAGLFRLPQERVTVLAEHVGGGFGSKGTPRPHLVLAVMASRHCGRPVTVALPRQHMAAIVGHRAPTLHRVRLGARPDGTLTSLTHEVTTHTSQVREFVEQAAVPARVMYAVRDSRTTHRVTALDLPTPSWMRAPGETPGMYALESAMDELADALGMDPVELRVRNDAATEPDSGHPFSSRHLVECLREGATRFGWPGRRPPRREGPLLVGSGMAAATYPVYIAPAGARAHARPDGTYLVEVNATDIGTGARTVLSQIAADALGVPLDAVALSLGNSALPAGPVAGGSAGTASWGWAVHDACTALTDRLARHHGPLPGTGLSASADTTQSAKQKSPYARHAFGAHFAEVQVDTVTGEARVRRLLGVFAAGRILNPRTARSQFIGGMVMGLGMALTEHATLDPAFGDFAERDLAAYHVPVNADVPAIEAHWIEEHDKHLNPMGSKGIGEIGIVGAAAAIGNAVSQATGRRLRQLPLTPDRILTALTGQDTPDDTGRPGPV from the coding sequence ATGAGCCCCACCTCCGCCACCCTCGACACCGCCGCCCGGACCTCCCTGGGCGCCCCCGTCCCGCGGCGCGAAGCCCACGACAAGGTGACCGGCACCGCCCGCTACGCCGCCGAGCAGAACCTGCCCCGGCGGGCCTACGGCTGGCCGGTGCCCGCGACCATCGCCCGCGGCCGGATCACCTCCGTCGACACCGCCGCCGCCCTCGCCCTGCCAGGGGTACTGGGCGTCCTCACCCCCTACGACGCCCCGCGCCTGGGCCCCTCCGACGACCCCACCCTCCAGGTGCTCCAGGACCTGCGGGTACCGCACCGCGGCTGGTACGTGGCGCTCGCCGTCGCCGACACCCTGGAGGGGGCCCGGGCCGCAGCCGACGCGGTGCGCGTCGGCTACGAGACGGAGCCGCACGACGTCACCCTGCGCGAGGGACACCCGGGCCTGTACACCCCCGAGGAAGTCAACGGCGGCTACCCCGCCCACCGCGAACACGGCGACCCCGACGCGGCGTTCGCCGCCGCCCCGGTACGCGTCGACGTCCGCTACTCGGTGCCGCCCCTGCACAACCACGCCATGGAACCGCACGCCGCCACCGCGGACTGGGACGCCGCCCGCGGCCACCTCACCGTGCACGACTCCTGCCAGGGCACCACCGTGGTGCGCGCCGTCCTGGCCGGACTGTTCCGGCTTCCGCAGGAGCGGGTCACCGTCCTCGCCGAGCACGTCGGCGGCGGATTCGGCTCCAAGGGCACGCCGCGCCCCCACCTCGTCCTCGCCGTCATGGCCAGCCGGCACTGCGGACGCCCCGTCACCGTGGCCCTGCCCCGGCAGCACATGGCCGCGATCGTCGGACACCGTGCCCCCACCCTGCACCGCGTCCGCCTCGGCGCCCGCCCCGACGGCACCCTCACCTCGCTCACCCACGAGGTCACCACCCACACCTCACAGGTGCGCGAGTTCGTCGAGCAGGCCGCCGTACCCGCCCGGGTGATGTACGCGGTCCGGGACAGCCGCACCACCCACCGTGTCACGGCCCTCGACTTGCCCACCCCCTCCTGGATGCGCGCCCCCGGCGAGACCCCCGGCATGTACGCCCTGGAGTCGGCCATGGACGAGCTCGCCGACGCCCTCGGCATGGACCCCGTCGAGCTCCGGGTGCGCAACGACGCGGCCACCGAACCCGACAGCGGCCACCCCTTCAGCAGCCGCCACCTCGTGGAGTGCCTGCGCGAGGGCGCGACGCGCTTCGGCTGGCCCGGCCGCCGGCCGCCCCGGCGGGAGGGGCCGCTGCTCGTCGGGAGCGGCATGGCCGCGGCCACCTATCCCGTGTACATCGCCCCGGCCGGCGCCCGGGCCCACGCCCGGCCCGACGGGACCTACCTGGTCGAGGTCAACGCCACCGACATCGGCACCGGCGCCCGCACGGTCCTGTCCCAGATCGCCGCCGACGCCCTGGGCGTCCCGCTCGACGCCGTCGCACTGTCCCTCGGCAACAGCGCGCTGCCCGCCGGCCCCGTCGCCGGCGGCTCCGCCGGGACGGCGTCCTGGGGCTGGGCGGTGCACGACGCCTGCACCGCCCTGACCGACCGGCTGGCCCGCCACCACGGCCCGCTGCCCGGCACGGGGCTCTCCGCGTCCGCCGACACCACCCAGTCGGCGAAGCAGAAGTCCCCTTACGCGCGGCACGCGTTCGGAGCCCACTTCGCCGAGGTCCAGGTGGACACGGTCACCGGCGAGGCACGCGTCCGCCGGCTGCTGGGCGTCTTCGCCGCCGGCCGCATCCTCAACCCGCGCACGGCCCGCTCGCAGTTCATCGGGGGCATGGTGATGGGACTGGGCATGGCCCTGACCGAACACGCCACCCTGGACCCGGCGTTCGGCGACTTCGCGGAACGCGACCTCGCCGCCTACCACGTACCGGTCAACGCCGACGTCCCCGCCATCGAGGCCCACTGGATCGAAGAACACGACAAGCACCTCAACCCGATGGGCAGCAAGGGCATCGGCGAGATCGGCATCGTCGGCGCCGCCGCGGCCATCGGCAACGCCGTGAGCCAGGCCACCGGCCGCCGCCTGCGCCAGCTGCCCCTGACCCCGGACCGGATCCTGACCGCCCTGACCGGCCAGGACACCCCCGACGACACCGGGCGTCCCGGGCCCGTGTGA
- a CDS encoding PRC-barrel domain-containing protein, translating to MTENFWNYGESAGRPHGMDLRGFKVEAVDGSIGKVDKHSDEAGSAWIVVDTGVWIFGREVLLPAGTISRIDVDEEKIYVDRTKEQIKNAPEFHREKHLGNTDYHDELAAYYLPGAPFGGRPL from the coding sequence ATGACCGAGAACTTCTGGAACTACGGCGAATCCGCGGGCCGGCCGCACGGCATGGACCTCCGCGGGTTCAAGGTCGAGGCCGTCGACGGGAGCATCGGCAAGGTCGACAAGCACTCGGACGAGGCAGGTTCCGCCTGGATCGTGGTCGACACCGGCGTGTGGATCTTCGGCAGGGAAGTCCTCCTGCCGGCCGGCACCATCTCGCGCATCGACGTGGACGAGGAGAAGATCTACGTGGACCGCACCAAGGAGCAGATCAAGAACGCCCCCGAGTTCCACCGCGAGAAGCACCTCGGCAACACCGACTACCACGACGAACTGGCCGCCTACTACCTCCCGGGCGCTCCCTTCGGCGGCCGCCCCCTCTGA
- a CDS encoding VOC family protein — translation MTVPKTSVLVLDCAEPEALARFYAALLGARTAPAEGEPGLLLVAGPAGAVLGIRRDPDRVPPSWPLPDGPEQPHLRILVTPETLDEAEREAVALGARPVSAEGNDHAAGSRTTQRRYADPAGHAFVLAAARIPTP, via the coding sequence ATGACGGTACCCAAGACAAGCGTTCTCGTACTGGACTGCGCGGAGCCCGAAGCCCTGGCCCGCTTCTACGCCGCCCTGCTGGGCGCCCGGACCGCCCCGGCCGAGGGCGAACCCGGCCTCCTCCTCGTGGCCGGCCCCGCGGGCGCGGTGCTCGGGATCCGCCGTGACCCCGACCGCGTACCGCCCAGCTGGCCGCTCCCTGACGGCCCCGAGCAGCCCCACCTGCGGATACTCGTCACGCCGGAAACGCTCGACGAGGCGGAGCGCGAAGCCGTGGCCCTGGGAGCGCGTCCCGTGTCGGCGGAGGGCAACGACCACGCCGCCGGCAGCAGGACGACGCAGCGCCGCTACGCCGACCCGGCGGGCCACGCCTTCGTCCTGGCGGCCGCCCGCATCCCGACACCCTGA
- a CDS encoding VOC family protein, translating into MPITLENVGIAVRDLEAAIAFFTDLGLTVIGRDTVSGEWTDTAVGLDGNHAKIAMLQTPDGQGRLELFEYIHPEAIETQPTRPNEIGMHRVAFSVDDIDQALETAARHGCHPLRGVATYEDVYKLTYVRGPSGIIVMLAQELKKD; encoded by the coding sequence ATGCCCATCACACTCGAGAACGTCGGCATCGCCGTCCGCGACCTGGAAGCAGCCATCGCGTTCTTCACCGACCTCGGCCTGACGGTCATCGGCCGTGACACCGTCAGCGGCGAGTGGACCGACACCGCCGTCGGCCTCGACGGCAACCACGCCAAGATCGCGATGCTCCAGACACCGGACGGCCAAGGCCGCCTCGAACTCTTCGAGTACATCCACCCCGAAGCGATCGAGACGCAGCCGACCCGCCCCAACGAGATCGGCATGCACCGCGTCGCCTTCTCGGTCGACGACATCGACCAGGCCCTGGAGACCGCGGCACGGCACGGATGCCACCCGCTTCGCGGCGTGGCGACCTACGAGGACGTCTACAAGCTCACCTACGTCCGCGGCCCCAGCGGCATCATCGTGATGCTCGCCCAGGAGCTGAAGAAGGACTGA
- a CDS encoding cellulase family glycosylhydrolase, whose protein sequence is MRRTSRFAPVALAAAALLLGVLPVRAEARPARAPDRVTVGDRTFIADGQGRALQWRGFNLADKSGRGADAFADIHESDLRDMAARGFNLARLAFFWDDLEPAPGHYDRGYLSKMRRILDWADRYHVKVILDAHQDVYGPHFGSRGVPDWATRDDGLPFTPVPEDWFSEYFEPSVQASFDHLYKDADLRAAHARMWMTVASALGGHPALLGYDLMNEPFAKFLGGEDLPAAAGRFEAGELTEMWNRLARAVRLADRTSWVFVEPTVIVGLGVPTRLGRIDDPHAGYAPHFYETAMETGGDYDPDGTFIPAYEAAIGDYPARNRMPVIVGEWGGNPYVPHAARFVTDMTASLDRFSSGWTWWQWCRGGGYCFLDQTGSAKPNARLLVQPYAPAVAGDPLGLAYDPATRTYALTFRTRDNAQGPTLISVPEDTYPAGFRVTVEGGKARWNGHGQTVTVDAHGKAGTTYKVTVRPK, encoded by the coding sequence ATGCGCCGGACCTCCCGCTTCGCCCCCGTCGCCCTCGCCGCGGCGGCCCTGCTGCTCGGTGTCCTGCCCGTGCGGGCCGAGGCCCGGCCGGCGCGCGCCCCCGACCGCGTCACGGTCGGTGACCGTACCTTCATCGCCGACGGTCAGGGCCGTGCGCTGCAGTGGCGCGGCTTCAACCTCGCCGACAAGAGCGGCCGAGGCGCCGACGCGTTCGCCGACATCCACGAGAGCGACCTCAGGGACATGGCCGCCCGGGGCTTCAACCTGGCGCGCCTGGCGTTCTTCTGGGACGACCTCGAGCCCGCCCCCGGGCACTACGACCGCGGGTACCTGAGCAAGATGCGGCGGATCCTCGACTGGGCCGACCGCTACCACGTCAAGGTCATCCTCGATGCCCACCAGGACGTGTACGGGCCGCACTTCGGCTCCCGTGGCGTTCCCGACTGGGCCACCCGCGACGACGGACTGCCGTTCACGCCGGTACCCGAGGACTGGTTCTCCGAGTACTTCGAGCCGTCCGTGCAGGCCTCCTTCGACCACCTCTACAAGGACGCCGACCTGCGCGCCGCGCACGCCCGGATGTGGATGACGGTCGCCTCCGCCCTGGGCGGGCACCCGGCGCTGCTCGGATACGACCTGATGAACGAGCCGTTCGCGAAGTTCCTGGGGGGCGAAGACCTCCCCGCCGCCGCGGGCCGTTTCGAGGCCGGCGAGCTCACCGAGATGTGGAACCGCCTCGCGCGGGCGGTCCGCCTGGCCGACCGCACGTCGTGGGTGTTCGTCGAGCCCACCGTCATCGTCGGTCTCGGCGTGCCCACCCGGTTGGGACGCATCGACGACCCGCACGCCGGGTACGCGCCGCACTTCTACGAGACCGCGATGGAAACCGGCGGCGACTACGATCCCGACGGCACCTTCATCCCCGCCTACGAGGCCGCGATCGGCGACTATCCGGCCCGCAACCGCATGCCGGTGATCGTCGGCGAGTGGGGCGGCAACCCCTACGTTCCGCACGCCGCCCGGTTCGTCACCGACATGACGGCGTCCCTGGACCGCTTCTCCAGCGGCTGGACGTGGTGGCAGTGGTGCCGGGGCGGCGGCTACTGCTTCCTCGACCAGACGGGATCGGCGAAGCCCAACGCGCGGCTCCTCGTCCAGCCCTACGCGCCGGCCGTCGCCGGTGACCCGCTCGGCCTCGCCTACGACCCCGCCACGCGTACGTACGCGCTCACCTTCCGCACCCGTGACAACGCCCAGGGGCCCACCCTGATCAGCGTGCCCGAGGACACCTACCCCGCCGGATTCCGCGTCACGGTCGAGGGCGGCAAGGCCAGGTGGAACGGCCACGGCCAGACCGTCACGGTGGACGCCCACGGCAAGGCCGGAACCACCTACAAGGTCACGGTCAGGCCGAAGTAG
- a CDS encoding endonuclease/exonuclease/phosphatase family protein, giving the protein MWFHSGEAAMVRERGARWAAGVMAAVCMLLLLGPSAAPSSGASLAGRLPFDAPGEAVPERVATWNICNPCGGSGRNFGRATEIATSAPQVIGLQEACVRDVEEIRTYLKEVYGLVYHVEYGTVLRNWNRCGGLPWRPGGFGQAILSAAPMTDRESVPYPDGGSENRGYLAVTTLVAGRPVRVFDTHLAERRQGGVRAGQVRVLAAEVARHDRAIVLGDFNAVPTAPELAPMWPLAADTDPACRPEPTAGAPCTPTTDWNLKFDYVFLRGPTPHTHRVRPSPYSDHHVLHTDLNRS; this is encoded by the coding sequence ATGTGGTTCCACTCCGGGGAGGCGGCGATGGTGCGGGAAAGGGGCGCGCGGTGGGCCGCGGGCGTGATGGCCGCGGTCTGCATGCTGCTGCTCCTGGGCCCCAGTGCCGCACCGAGCAGCGGGGCCTCCCTGGCCGGCCGGCTGCCGTTCGACGCCCCCGGGGAGGCCGTACCGGAACGGGTCGCCACGTGGAACATCTGCAATCCGTGCGGCGGGAGCGGACGGAACTTCGGCCGGGCGACGGAGATCGCCACCTCCGCCCCGCAGGTCATCGGCCTGCAAGAGGCGTGCGTACGAGACGTCGAGGAGATCCGCACCTACCTCAAGGAGGTCTACGGGCTGGTCTACCACGTCGAGTACGGAACGGTCCTGCGGAACTGGAACCGCTGCGGGGGCCTGCCCTGGCGGCCGGGCGGCTTCGGCCAGGCGATCCTGTCCGCGGCGCCGATGACGGACCGGGAGAGCGTCCCCTACCCCGACGGCGGCTCCGAGAACCGCGGCTACCTGGCCGTCACCACACTGGTGGCCGGCCGGCCCGTCCGCGTCTTCGACACCCACCTCGCCGAGCGCCGGCAGGGAGGGGTACGGGCGGGCCAGGTGAGGGTGCTCGCCGCGGAAGTCGCCCGCCACGACCGCGCGATCGTCCTCGGCGACTTCAACGCGGTCCCGACCGCGCCCGAACTCGCCCCGATGTGGCCCCTCGCCGCGGACACCGACCCCGCCTGCCGCCCCGAGCCGACGGCCGGCGCCCCCTGTACGCCGACCACCGACTGGAACCTCAAGTTCGACTACGTCTTCCTCCGCGGCCCCACCCCGCACACCCACCGCGTCCGCCCCAGCCCCTACTCGGACCACCACGTCCTGCACACCGACCTGAACCGCAGCTGA
- the pgm gene encoding phosphoglucomutase (alpha-D-glucose-1,6-bisphosphate-dependent): MSNERAGQRARAEDLVDVSRLVTAYYALHPDPADPAQRVSFGTSGHRGSSLATAFNEDHIAATSQAICEYRARQGVNGPLFLGADTHALSEPARVTALEVFAANDVDVLIDTADGYTPTPAVSHAILTHNRGRTGALADGVVVTPSHNPPGDGGFKYNPPHGGPAGSDATGWIQDRANEIIAGGSKEVRRLPYARALAAPATGRYDFLGAYVGDLPSVLDLDAVRAAGVRIGADPLGGASVAYWGRIAEEHRLDLTVVNPETDPTWRFMTLDWDGKIRMDCSSPYAMASLIEDRDRFDVTTGNDADADRHGIVTPDGGLMNPNHYLATAIDYLCRHRAGWPVSAGIGKTLVSSGMIDRVAADLGRELVEVPVGFKWFVDGLAGGTLGFGGEESAGASFLRRDGSVWTTDKDGILLALLASEILAITGQSPSERYDALTARFGAPAYARIDAPATREEKAVLSRLSPEQVTADALAGDAVTGVLTSAPGNGAAFGGIKVTTEHAWFAARPSGTEDVYKIYAESFRGPAHLAEVQEAARSVVAAALSS; encoded by the coding sequence ATGTCGAACGAGCGAGCGGGGCAGCGGGCGCGGGCGGAGGACCTGGTCGACGTGTCCCGGCTGGTGACCGCGTACTACGCCCTGCACCCGGACCCCGCCGATCCGGCCCAGCGCGTGAGCTTCGGTACCTCGGGGCACCGCGGGTCGTCCCTCGCCACCGCGTTCAACGAGGACCACATCGCCGCGACGAGCCAGGCCATCTGCGAGTACCGGGCCCGGCAGGGCGTGAACGGGCCGCTGTTCCTCGGGGCCGACACGCACGCGCTGTCCGAACCGGCCCGGGTGACGGCGCTCGAGGTGTTCGCGGCCAACGACGTGGACGTCCTGATCGACACGGCGGACGGCTACACCCCGACGCCCGCCGTCTCCCACGCCATCCTCACCCACAACCGCGGACGCACCGGCGCCCTGGCCGACGGGGTGGTCGTCACTCCCTCGCACAACCCTCCGGGTGACGGCGGGTTCAAGTACAACCCGCCCCACGGCGGACCCGCCGGATCGGACGCCACCGGCTGGATCCAGGACCGGGCCAACGAGATCATCGCCGGCGGCTCGAAGGAGGTCCGCAGGCTCCCGTACGCGCGGGCCCTCGCGGCCCCGGCCACCGGGCGGTACGACTTCCTCGGGGCGTACGTCGGCGACCTGCCCTCCGTACTGGACCTGGACGCCGTCCGAGCGGCCGGCGTGCGCATCGGCGCCGACCCGCTCGGCGGCGCGTCGGTCGCCTACTGGGGGCGCATCGCCGAGGAGCACCGCCTCGACCTGACCGTCGTCAACCCGGAGACCGACCCCACCTGGCGGTTCATGACCCTGGACTGGGACGGGAAGATCCGTATGGACTGCTCTTCCCCGTACGCGATGGCCTCGCTGATCGAGGACCGGGACCGGTTCGACGTCACGACTGGCAACGATGCCGACGCCGACCGGCACGGCATCGTGACCCCCGACGGCGGCCTGATGAACCCCAACCACTACCTCGCCACCGCCATCGACTACCTCTGCCGCCACCGCGCCGGATGGCCGGTCTCCGCGGGCATCGGCAAGACCCTGGTGTCCTCCGGGATGATCGACCGGGTGGCCGCCGACCTCGGCCGGGAACTGGTGGAGGTCCCGGTCGGTTTCAAGTGGTTCGTCGACGGCCTGGCCGGCGGCACTCTCGGCTTCGGCGGAGAGGAGTCCGCGGGGGCCTCCTTCCTCCGCCGCGACGGGTCCGTGTGGACCACCGACAAGGATGGCATCCTCCTCGCCCTGCTCGCCTCCGAGATCCTCGCGATCACCGGGCAGAGCCCGTCCGAGCGGTACGACGCGCTCACCGCCCGGTTCGGCGCGCCCGCCTACGCCCGCATCGACGCACCGGCCACCCGGGAGGAGAAGGCCGTCCTCAGCCGGCTGTCCCCGGAGCAGGTCACGGCCGACGCCCTGGCCGGCGACGCGGTGACCGGCGTGCTCACCAGCGCGCCGGGCAACGGGGCGGCGTTCGGCGGGATCAAGGTGACCACCGAACACGCCTGGTTCGCGGCCCGCCCCTCGGGCACCGAGGACGTGTACAAGATCTATGCAGAATCGTTCCGGGGCCCCGCGCACCTCGCCGAAGTCCAGGAAGCGGCGCGTTCGGTCGTTGCCGCCGCCCTGTCCTCCTGA